The DNA segment GCCTTCTGCCTTTGAAATAATGGAACGACCTTCAGTTAAAACAGGTTCGTTGTCTCCTCCAACTGCTGGTTTTCCAATTCTGGAGGGGTCGGGATGGTAATACCGTATGCCTTCTTCATTAGCGATTGTTATAAATTCTGCTTCACTTACTTCATAAATGTCATTTACCGTTTGATACATTGCTTCCGCCGGGTTATCCGCTTGAAACGCATCCAGAACTGTTTGATGAATGGCGACGGTTTCAGCCAAGTCTAGCGCTCGTTGCCCTATTTCTTTTTCCAGTGCCTCTTCAATCATTTTCTGAGAGGAAAAACCTAATATACATATAATAATAAGAATAAATGAAAAGATTAATAGCATTAATTTTGTTTGAAAGCGCATAACTAAAACCTCTTTCAGCGACTGAATCATTATGTAATAGTATACCATTCATTAACACATAGCTGGATACATCAAAAAGGAGAGCCCCAAAAGGGACTCTCCTTAAACCTGCTGACGTTACTTCGTCAGACCGCACATGTGCAGGTGGTTCTTCATGCTGCGACGTCTCGCAACAGGGGTAAACCTCGTACAATCAACGTTCACTGAACCACCTCCTTTCGATTGATTTAAGTATACTAATGCTTGTCCTATTTGTAAAGACTTATTTTTCTGAATATTTACATTGTATTCATGTTAAAAAAATGGTTTAAACCGTTCGTAACTTGGGAACTATAGTAATAAGATCAATCGAGGGAACTAATCTCCGACTTGATTAAAGAAAATAAAAAAAGACAAGGTATGTCCCTGTCTTTGTAACGTATGAGTTTAACGTACTAAATGTTAACGAATGCGTTGTAACGAATCATTTACCTCTAACCCTATAATATGAAAATATAGGGCCGAAGTCAACTATTTATTCGTGTTGTTCTATCATTTTCTGACAGAAACAGATTCCACAAGGGGCGTAACCATGTTACGGCCTTTTTCTGTTAGAGCTAAGCTAGGCTTGACTTCTCCGGTTGTTAAGTCCTTATTAATTGTACCGATTAACTTACGGACTTTTAACAAATCGATCAGCTCACTAGCGGAATTTGCCGGAATGGAGAATTTAAGAGAGTATTGATTCCGAAGCCATGGTGCTCCAAGATATAAGTCACTGTCCCCATATTTTTTCTCCCACTCATCAATAAATTGGAGTGACTGATCTACGTATGCATCTAATTCATATTCTTGTTCTTCTAATTTAAGAAATGTTCCTAAATCCTCACTATGATGCGAGTAATTTGTAATATCAGTATGTTTAGGTGCTGCCTCAGATAAATAAAAGAGTTCTACTCGTTTTCCTTTGTACATAAGTCTACTCATAATAGGAACCATATCACTGTCTGCGGTGACAAATACATAGCATGAGATGCTCTCATCCTTAAAGGTACTTTCAATGGCATCAATACAAAGCTCAATGTCAGATGAATTCTTCCTAGAGTCTCCATCTTTATCGTTAGAATAAACATGTTTAATTTGAATACGTTGTTTTTGTAAGTCTGTTAAACTTGAACGAATTCGTTGAAAGTCGGCATATGCGCGAAATGTACGGACGCGGTCCTGGCCGTACCGTTCCCAGAGACATTGAAACAGGTTTTTACTTTTCTCTTCGTGATTTGGATTGTGGTTATAGCGATTCATTAAAGTCCAGTATACATTGTCATAATCGACGAAGATCGCTACATTATCATCTGGTAAGTGTGCATCGTAATTAGAATGTAGTAATGCATCTAGTTTTTTAATAAATTGTTCGTTGGGTTGATCTTTCATTGTTGGTGGTGCTCCCTTCTTGTTCTAGTAACAAGGATTCTGATTTTATAGAGTTATTTCCTGTTAAATGGTTCCAAATCATTGTGTATTTGTGTATGATAAATAGGCTCTAATATCTTGAAAAGGAGAATGATACCTTTGTCTACTTCACGCATTCTTAAATGGATAACTGGTGGTGGTGAGGCAATTTTGGCCATCCCGATTCTCGGTGGTGCTCTAGTTATTTCCAGCTATTATTCCGTCTTACCTCTAATGCTTGCCTTGCACATCACTACATTAATTCTATCCAATAAAGATGGAGGCGATACGTACCCAAGTATTTTAGGGATCGTAACCTCTTGTATTGCCTGGATACCGATTGTTGGGTTTATTATGCACACGATTACGGCCATTTTACTGTTAGTTAACGCGGCTAAACGTGATTCAGCAAGCGTAAAAGAAATGAATGGACCTTTGTAATGTACATAAAGGCTCAAAACGAGACGAATATTCTCTTTGGATATTCGTCTCATTTTCTATCACCCGTGGAATCCTCTATCTTCATTGATTGCAGAGATCTTTCTCATCTCTTCATCTGTCAGACTAAAATCAAAAATATCTGCGTTCGATTCGATTCGCTCTTCTTTACTTGATTTTGGAATTGGAATAATGCCTCTCTGAACGTTCCATCTCAGAATGATTTGAGCCGTTTCCTTGTTGTACTTCTCTGCTATCTCTGAGAGCAGTGGATGTTCTAGTAATCTTCCTCTCATTAGTGGGGACCAGGATTCCAACACAATCTCATGCTCTTTGCAGAACGCTTGTAGACCTTCTTGTGAGAGTAAGGGATGTAGCTCCACTTGATTTAAAACCGGCTTGATGTTGGCTGTTCTAAACAGTTTCTTAAGATCCTCTTCTGAGAAATTACTTACCCCAATCGATCGAATCTTGCCCTCGTTCACAAGCTCTTCAAGAGCTCTCCAGCTCTCTGCATTTTCCTCTTCCGTTCCTGGCCAATGAATGAGAACTAGATCAATCGTCTGTAATCCCAATTTCTCATAGCTTGCAAGCACGGCCTGCCTTGTTTTCTCAAACCCGAGTTCTGTTTTCCATACCTTAGTCGTAATGAAAATCTCATCCTCTGGAATGCCTTGAACTACCGCTTCTCGAATCGCTTCTCCAACTGCTTGTTCATTTTCATACATTGCAGCTGTATCGATTAAGCGATATCCATATCTCAGTGCTTTATGGACTGCCAGAGACGCTTCCTCATCGGTCATTTTATATACACCAAGGCCAAAGATAGGGATCGTGTGACCATCGGATAATGGAATGGTTGATTGTAGCGAAGTCATAGTAGAAGCCACCTTTATTTTTAAAATAGTTTATCTTGTTATGTACGAATACTTTCCTATATACCCGTTATCTAAAAACAGTAACTTAAATACTACTAATTCCATAAAGAAAAGATAATCCCTGCAAAAAAATAACGTTAGGCACATTTGCCCAACGTCATTTCTTACAATTATCCTGTCCAGCCTGTCATTTGCGCATAAATTAGGAACATTGCCCCTACTGCCATATAGATGATAAATAACGGAAGGAAAAAGCGAACCCATTTTGCCCAGCTAATTCCTGCAATAACTAATGCAGCCATAAAGTAGCCAGAGGTAGGAAAAAGAATATGAGCAAAACCATCTCCGAACTGGAATGCTAGAATGGCCGTTTGTCTCGTGACACCTAACATATCAGATAAAGGAGCCATGATTGGCATCGTAACAAGTGCTTGTCCACTGCCTGATGGGATGAAGAAGTTAATCACTAGTTGCACGCCCATCATGCCAATTGCACTTAGCGTACTAGGAAAATGTCCAACAACGGAGCCGAGTGCATAAACGAGTGTATCCATGATTTGGCCGTCCTCAAGCACGATAGCCACAGAGCGAGCAATCCCAATAATGATGGCACCCATTAATACTTCTCGAAATCCTTCCGTATAGGCTTCACATATTTTCGTTAAAGACAGCCCTGCGATCAATCCAACAATAATCCCCATAAAGATAAATAGTCCCGACATCTCAAGCATAAACCACCCTAGCTGTGTAACGCCGTAAAAGACAACAGCAGCAAAGATCGGTAGGGATAGAATAGCAAACAGCTGACGTTTGTTCATATCTTTTAACGGTTGATTTAATGCATCCTTATACGTTCGGCGATTCGTTTTGTCTTCATCGTACGTTAAGCTTTGAGCCGTATCCTTCTTTACCTTTCGCGCATATCTCATCACATAGATGCTTCCGATGATAACAATAACGACTAAGACGATGAGTCGTAATTGAAACCCGGAGTAGATTTCTAACCCAGCGATCTGCTGGGAGATTCCAACTGTACCTGGATTCATCACCGCTGCTGTAAAGCCGAGTGCTGTTGAAATTAAAGCAATCGCCGCCGCAGTCATCGAATCATAGCCTAAGGAAATACATAATGGTATTAAAACAGGTATGTAGACTAATGATAATTCTGGTGTCCCGATTGTAGTAGAGATCATAGCAAACAATGAGATCAGCACAGGAATAACAAGAATACTCTGATTTTTAAAGGTTCGAGCGAGGCGATCTACCCCTATTTCAATGATTTCTGTTCTCCGAAGCACCATAAACGTCCCACCAATAATAAAGGTAAAGAAGATAATTTCACTAGCATCCTGCATGCCTCGGGGGATGGCTAACATAAAATCCATGAATGATAATGGCGATGCGTCAATCTCAGTAAATGAATCAGGATCAATTGATTCCCTTCCATTTGGGCCGGCTACACGCTCAAACGAACCCGCTGGTACAATATACGTTAAAATAGCTGCGACTCCGCTAATTAAAAATAATAGCACGTAGATATGCGGCATGCTCCAACTATTTTTCTTTTTGATCTTTAATGGGGTAACCTTTTGTGGCTCCATCCTCCCACTCCCTTATTTCGAATTATCACTCATTTTAGCTTAGAGGGTTTTATGGCGCATTGGATGGTTCGCACAAAGGGTACGCGCTTCTTTAGTTCATTTATCTAAAAGGTTTGGTAGGGCACCGACCTCCGCTTACCTCAGCCGTATTATACCCGTTAGAAGATCTAACAATAAAAAAAAGAACAAGTCTTTTCATTCAAGACTTGTTCTTAGCGCATTATACCTTCTCAAGAATCAATGGAACCACTTTTCCTGCATTCACATCGATCAAACCGTGATCCGTAATTTTTAATGCCGGGCTCACCGGTAATGATAATGTGCTCATCGACATGATCGGGTTATAGTGCTTATAGCCAAGCTCTCGTAAAGCGACACATAGCTCTTTCACTTGTGCGGCTAGCTGCTCAAGAGGCTCTTCGGTTAGAATTCCTCCAACAGGAAGAGGAACTCTCGCCTGAACTTTCCCTTCCCATACAACACAGATCCCGCCCTGCATTGCAATCACTTCATTGGCAGCCTGCTTCATATCTTCAATGTTTTCCCCCACAACAAGTAAGTTATGATTATCGTGGGAGTAGGTAGTAGCCACAGCACCGTGCTTGATGATATCTCCTGTAATTAAACCATGTGCTCTGGTTCCACCTTTTCCATACCGTTCAAATGTAGCAATTAATAAGTGCTCGGTATCCTGCCATTGTAGCAGACCATTCTGAACGTCGATTGACTCGTGTACTTCGGCTGTAAACGTTGATCCATCTTGCACCTTCATAATTCGGGCCGTGTAGGATCCATCCTCTTTGTTTACATGTACATTAAAGTCTTCTGACGTTAACGTTTCAAGCTGAACACTTTTGTAAAAGTTTTCAGGAAACTGCTTTTCACCGACTTTGGCAGCTTCGTTTTGATTGGCTAAGACGCCTGACTTGTACACAGCCGCAAGTTCAAATTCTTCTAAATTTGAAAGCAAACAAAAGTCAGCTATTTTACCTGGTGCGATCACACCTCGGTCTTGCAATTTCATGCGTTTAGCAGGTGTGTACGTACTGGCATAAATCACATCTTCTGCTTTCATACCCATACTCATTGCTTTTTTGACAATATGATTAAGATGCCCTTTCTCTTCAAGATCATCTGCCATTACGTCATCTGTGATAAAACAGAAATGCTCACTAACGTCATGCTCGCATAAGTATTCAATCACTTCAGGTGTCATTGATTTTTCTTGAATTTCAATAAACATGCCAGCTTCTATTCGAGCTTTCATACCTTCTATTGTTTGATGTGTGTGATCAGAATCCACACCAGCAAAAATCATCCGATGTAAATCTGTATCTAGAAGTTTTGGTACATGCCCTTCAATAATTGTCTCCGGATAATGTGTTCTCATGTGCTTAAGAAGCTGTTTGGTTTTATTGTCGCCCTCTGAGATAACATCTACATAGTTCATAATTTCGCCTAAGCAAATGATCTGATCTAATGTCATTAAATGATCAATATCTTCTATTTCAATAGAACCGCCGGTCGTCTCCATAGAAGTCGCAGGTACGGAGCTCGGAATCGAATAAAACATATCGATTTCACATTGCTTACTAGCTTCAATCATTTCCGTTACACCTGTTACTCCAAACACGTTGGCCATCTCATGCGGTTCAGGAACGATCGTTGTGACGCCATTTTGAATCAATGCACGAGAAAATGTAGCAGGGGTCACCATTGTACTTTCAATGTGAAGATGAATATCAATAAGACCAGGCACCATGTAATAGCCGTGACCATTTACATGCTGCTCTGCTTGAAAGTAACTCGTATCTTTTTCACCGATATACATAAATCTTCCGTCTTTAATTGCAACGTTTGCTGTCTTGAAGCTCTTCTCATAGCTGTTAAACACTTTTACGTGTTCAATGAGTGTATCTATCTGCATGATGCTATCCCTCTCCTCCATTAATCAACTAAGACAAGCTTTTCTTTTGGAAAATGAACGGTTACCTGTTCACCAGAAGTGAGTGTCTGTGCGCTTTCTTGATTAATCGTGAAGTCGCCAAGATCTGTTTGAACAACATACTGGTGGCTGCGGCCAAGGAACGTACTCACTTTAATACGGCCGTTCACCTGGTTTGGAGAAAGTAGCTCCCCTTTAAATGGTAAGATGCTCAGGTAATCTGGACGAATGGCCCCGATCATACTTTGCGGACTGGCTGCCTGCTTCGCCTCAGCCACATGAAAATCCAGCCCTTGAGCCTTCATCACAAATCCACCTTCAGCTTCTTGCTTATCTGAAAATGAAATAAAGTTCTTAAACCCGATGAAATCAGCGATGAACTTCGTTTTTGGATATGAATAGATCGTAGAAGGTTGATCCAGCTGCTCAATTACACCTTTGTTCATGATCGCTACCTGGTCGGAAATGGAGAAGCACTCTTCCTGGTCATGCGACACATACACGGTTGTAATTCCAAGCTCTTGCTGAATGCGACGAATTTCCACTCGCATGCTTTCACGCAAGTTCGCATCTAGGTTACTTAACGGCTCATCAAACAATAGAAGATCCGGTTTAATCACAAGGGCTCTTGCAATGGCCACACGCTGCTTTTGACCACCAGATAACTCCTGTGGGAAGCGTTGCTCAAAGCCTGAAAGGTTTACAATCTCAAGCATTTCCTGGACAAGCTTTTTTGTTTCTGCCGTTGTTTTTTTGCGTAGTCTTAATCCAAAAGCCACATTATCAAACACGGTCATGTGCGGAAACAACGCATAGTTTTGAAAAACAAAGCCAAAGTTTCGTTTACTTACAGGTACACGAGTAAAGTCTTTGTTCTTAAATGTGAATCGACCTTCTTTTGCTTCTAAAAATCCCGCAATCAAACGAAGAGTTGTCGTTTTCCCACAACCACTAGGTCCAAGTAAAGAAATAAGTTTTCCTTCTTCAATATCTAAATGAAAGTCCTTCAAAATGTCTTGTTTTTGATAGGCAACTGAAATTTGATCTAATGTAAGTAAAGCCATTTGATGATTCCTCCAATTATCGTTTTGTAAAGTATGCGACACCCATTAATCGCTCGATGAAGAACATTAAGCCAGCCGTCAAAATCATCAGTAGAACAGACACTGCGGCAATCGTTGGATCAAAGTAATTTTCAACGTACGTCAACATTTGGATCGGTAGCGTACTAAATCCAGGTCCAGTCATAAAGACAGAGATGTCTACGTTGTTAAACGATTCAAGGAATGCGATTAATACGGCTGCAATAATCCCTGAACGAATATTTGGGAGAACAATCTTAAAGAATGTTTCCACATGGCCTGCACCCAAACTTAAAGCCGCTTCTTCAATCGAGAAGTCAAAGTTAGACAAACTGGAAGAAATCACGCGGATAATAAATGGCAACATAATAATCGTATGACCGATGAAAAGACCAGCGTAAACCGGAAGTCCATAAGAAACGATAATGTATCGTAAAAAGGTAAAACCAAGAACAATCCCTGGTATTAATACAGGCGAGATAAAAATGGCATTTAACAGCTGCTTTCCTTTAAAATCATATCTACTTAAGGCATAAGCTGCCGGTATTCCTATAAGCAATGCCATCAAGTTTCCAGCGAGTGAAACAAGAATAGATATTTTAAAGGTTTCTAAAAACATCGAGACTTTAAAGATGTTTTCATACCAATTAAGTGAGAAGCCCTCTGGTGGAAACTTCAAAACACTGCCTGGTTCAAAGGAAGTGATAGAGATGATCACCAGCGGTCCAATTAAAAAGGCAAAAACCAACCACGTAACAAGGGCTAAGACCCAGTTCTTTTTCATCAACCTCTACCCCCTCGGATTTAATTTCAGTGCAATTTTGTTAATGATTAAGATGAATAACACCGTAACAGCGATCATAATGACACTTACAATCGATGCAACATGCCAGTCATTTAACGTCACAGCATTTTGATAAAGGAATGTAGAGATCACGCGCTGATTCCCACCGAGTAAGGCAGGCGTCGTGTATGCTGTAAAGCTCCCTACAAACACAAGTGTGCAGCCAATCATTAGTCCTGGCACACAAAGTGGCAGAAGAATTTTCCGGAAGATCGTGACTTTTGAAGCTCCTAAGCTTTCTGCAGCCTCAAGTAAATTACGGTCAACATTCTCTAAGATCCCAACCAATGTCACAATCATTAATGGTAGAAACAGATGCACCAAACCAATATTCACGGCGATTGGTGTATACATAATCTCGAGTGGCTCTGAACGAATGCCTACTCCGAGTAGAAATTGATTCAGTAGTCCATTTCGACCAAGAATAATCATCCAGCTGAACGAGCGAACGACCGGGCTAACCAATAACGGAAACACAGCTAGTAAAAGCATGAGTGCTTTTGTGCGTGCGCGTAATCCTGAGATATAGTAGGCTGCGGGAAATCCAAGAATAATACAGAAAAGGGTCGTTAATAGACTGACACGAATGGTTGTCCAAAGGATCTCCATAAAGTAAGCATTTTGGAAGAAGTTCAGATACCCTTGAAAGGAAAAGCTTCCTGCATCAGAAAACGTTCCTGCAAACGTTAATGCCAATGGAACGATCATAAACAGAGTTAAGAACAAGACACCCGGTAGCAATAATAAGTAAATATATTTTTTCTTCACGCTGTTCCCTCCTCCATCGGTATGCGGATTGTTTGAATAAACAGGTCAAGAAAAGCATCTGCGTCGACTTCAAGACTGACTCCGACATTAGGTGATTGTCCAAGACGATTTTGAAAATCACATACTGTTTGGCCATCACAGATTCGACTTGTTGTTTCTACATCTACATACAGTTCTTTCTTTTTCACTAGGTTTGGTTGAATCGCTACAGCTACGGCAAGTGGATCGTGCATCGCACATGCTTTTACCCCATTGCGTTCAATGTAACGTTTCATATAATCTGACGTACTTTGTCTGATGTACTCTCCGTACTTTGTTCCATCAAGCTGTTTTAAGTGCGCTTCTGTTAAGAGCGCTTTTCGAGTCACATCAAGCCCCACTTGAGTGAGCTTTTTGAAGCCAGCGTCTAAGACAATCTTAGCTGCCTCAGGATCCACAAACATGTTGTACTCAGCGACTGGTGTAATGTTTCCCATGTCACTCACAACACCACCCATAAAAACAACCTCTTCCACATAGGTTGGAAGCTCGGGACATAGTTGAAGAGCTTCTGCCAAATTCGTTAAGGGTCCGGTCATAATAAAAGTCAAAGGTTTCTCTGACGATTTAGCAAGCTCAATCATATAGCTCGGCGCATAAGCGTGCTCAGGCTTTTTTGTAGGCGTCATGTCTGCTAGCGCCCCACCAATTCCGTCCGCTCCGTGAATCCGGTGCTCAAAATGAGTTGATCTCTTTAAAGGTTGATTCGCACCCGGTACAACCGGGATATGCATCGCACCTGTCATCTCAACAATTTTGCACGTATTTAAGGTTGCCGTCTCAAGTGCTACGTTTCCGTTAACGGTAGTAATCGCTCTGACGTTCATTTCATCTGAATGGATGGCGAGTAATAAACCAAGCGCGTCGTCTACACCTGTATCCACATCAATCAGTACATTCCGAGTCATTTTATTCACCTCTACAAACAAGAAGGCGCCCGACAAGTTGTATCCGGCGCCCTATGTCTTTTTTAGTTACTTCGCAATCTCTTGATTCCAGCGTTCAATCCAGCCTGCGGAGTTTTCGTTTACTTCAGCCATGTCTAGTTGATTTAATCCATCAATCACGTCTTGACCATACGTGATTCCTTCAGCTTCTTCATCCGTTAACTCAACCGTTGTATTAACTGGAGAATCAATTTTTGCTTTAGCCATTGTTTCCTGAATGTCATGACTGAGTTGGAAGTTGATGAATTCTTCAGCCAATTCTTTGTTTTTACTATCCTTTACAATGTTCACAGTGTTCATAACAGCATAGCCGCCTTCACTCGGTGCAACAAATTTAGCAGCTGGAATCGCTTCTTTTAAGTCATTAAAGTACATTTCCATAAATGGTCCTGCTGCGATTTCACCTTGAGAGAACATATTCACAAAGTCAGATGTCTTATCGTATTCTTTTACAATGTTTGGAGTTAGCTCTTCAAGCTTCGCAAACGCTGCATCTTCATTAAACGAATCTTCACCAGCTACTTTAGACGCAGCATCTAAGAACATTGGACCCGTTGTTGTTGTAATGCCTGGGATTGTTAGGTTGTTGGCAAGGTTTGCATCCCAAAGATCTGCCCAAGATGTGATGTCTCCATCTACTTCATCGCTGTTATAAGCAATCCCGAATTGGCCAATCGTATAAGCTGGACCGTAGTCTTCACCAAGTGGTGCTTTTGCAATATCATAGATCTCATCTAGGTTTGGAATGTTGCTGCGATCAATCGTTTCAAATAAATCATCATTAATGGCTTGTTGTGCGTAAAAATCAGACAGATAAACCACATCAATATCAGCTGTTCCTTGGCGAATCTTATTTAAACGCTCTGCGTTATTTCCTATATCTAAAACAATTTCAACGTTATGTTCAGCTTCAAAGGGTGCGTATACTTCTTCTCTAAAAAAGTCTTCAGAGAAACCCCATGTTGAAACAACTAATTTAGTTGGGGAGCCAGTTGAACCTTGTGAATCATCTGAACTTCCACAAGCAGTTAAAGCAATAGTAGATAAAGCAACGATTGTTGATGCACCAAGCAATTTTTTCATTTTTATACCCTCCGAATGATCTAGTTTTGGATTATAAAGAATAGGATTCCCAGCTCAAGCTAAAAGTTCCCATAAAAAAAGAAAAAGACACTCTCGCAGAATAATCGTGCATTCTACAAGAGTCCCTTTTCCTTGTGTACAAAGATTCGGTTACGCTTGTCTAACATATGACGGTTTCTTCTTCAGATAGATCCGAACAAGAAATCCTTATTTTAGAATGATGTTCGTAAATGCCCACTGTGTTCTTGCATCAAAATCACGCAGTACAACATCAATTGGAAAATCAGTCTGTTCATTTAACTTTTGTAAGAGCTTCTTCTTAT comes from the Alkalihalobacillus sp. FSL W8-0930 genome and includes:
- a CDS encoding NYN domain-containing protein — its product is MKDQPNEQFIKKLDALLHSNYDAHLPDDNVAIFVDYDNVYWTLMNRYNHNPNHEEKSKNLFQCLWERYGQDRVRTFRAYADFQRIRSSLTDLQKQRIQIKHVYSNDKDGDSRKNSSDIELCIDAIESTFKDESISCYVFVTADSDMVPIMSRLMYKGKRVELFYLSEAAPKHTDITNYSHHSEDLGTFLKLEEQEYELDAYVDQSLQFIDEWEKKYGDSDLYLGAPWLRNQYSLKFSIPANSASELIDLLKVRKLIGTINKDLTTGEVKPSLALTEKGRNMVTPLVESVSVRK
- a CDS encoding aldo/keto reductase — encoded protein: MTSLQSTIPLSDGHTIPIFGLGVYKMTDEEASLAVHKALRYGYRLIDTAAMYENEQAVGEAIREAVVQGIPEDEIFITTKVWKTELGFEKTRQAVLASYEKLGLQTIDLVLIHWPGTEEENAESWRALEELVNEGKIRSIGVSNFSEEDLKKLFRTANIKPVLNQVELHPLLSQEGLQAFCKEHEIVLESWSPLMRGRLLEHPLLSEIAEKYNKETAQIILRWNVQRGIIPIPKSSKEERIESNADIFDFSLTDEEMRKISAINEDRGFHG
- a CDS encoding YfcC family protein; translated protein: MEPQKVTPLKIKKKNSWSMPHIYVLLFLISGVAAILTYIVPAGSFERVAGPNGRESIDPDSFTEIDASPLSFMDFMLAIPRGMQDASEIIFFTFIIGGTFMVLRRTEIIEIGVDRLARTFKNQSILVIPVLISLFAMISTTIGTPELSLVYIPVLIPLCISLGYDSMTAAAIALISTALGFTAAVMNPGTVGISQQIAGLEIYSGFQLRLIVLVVIVIIGSIYVMRYARKVKKDTAQSLTYDEDKTNRRTYKDALNQPLKDMNKRQLFAILSLPIFAAVVFYGVTQLGWFMLEMSGLFIFMGIIVGLIAGLSLTKICEAYTEGFREVLMGAIIIGIARSVAIVLEDGQIMDTLVYALGSVVGHFPSTLSAIGMMGVQLVINFFIPSGSGQALVTMPIMAPLSDMLGVTRQTAILAFQFGDGFAHILFPTSGYFMAALVIAGISWAKWVRFFLPLFIIYMAVGAMFLIYAQMTGWTG
- a CDS encoding adenine deaminase C-terminal domain-containing protein — protein: MQIDTLIEHVKVFNSYEKSFKTANVAIKDGRFMYIGEKDTSYFQAEQHVNGHGYYMVPGLIDIHLHIESTMVTPATFSRALIQNGVTTIVPEPHEMANVFGVTGVTEMIEASKQCEIDMFYSIPSSVPATSMETTGGSIEIEDIDHLMTLDQIICLGEIMNYVDVISEGDNKTKQLLKHMRTHYPETIIEGHVPKLLDTDLHRMIFAGVDSDHTHQTIEGMKARIEAGMFIEIQEKSMTPEVIEYLCEHDVSEHFCFITDDVMADDLEEKGHLNHIVKKAMSMGMKAEDVIYASTYTPAKRMKLQDRGVIAPGKIADFCLLSNLEEFELAAVYKSGVLANQNEAAKVGEKQFPENFYKSVQLETLTSEDFNVHVNKEDGSYTARIMKVQDGSTFTAEVHESIDVQNGLLQWQDTEHLLIATFERYGKGGTRAHGLITGDIIKHGAVATTYSHDNHNLLVVGENIEDMKQAANEVIAMQGGICVVWEGKVQARVPLPVGGILTEEPLEQLAAQVKELCVALRELGYKHYNPIMSMSTLSLPVSPALKITDHGLIDVNAGKVVPLILEKV
- a CDS encoding ABC transporter ATP-binding protein yields the protein MALLTLDQISVAYQKQDILKDFHLDIEEGKLISLLGPSGCGKTTTLRLIAGFLEAKEGRFTFKNKDFTRVPVSKRNFGFVFQNYALFPHMTVFDNVAFGLRLRKKTTAETKKLVQEMLEIVNLSGFEQRFPQELSGGQKQRVAIARALVIKPDLLLFDEPLSNLDANLRESMRVEIRRIQQELGITTVYVSHDQEECFSISDQVAIMNKGVIEQLDQPSTIYSYPKTKFIADFIGFKNFISFSDKQEAEGGFVMKAQGLDFHVAEAKQAASPQSMIGAIRPDYLSILPFKGELLSPNQVNGRIKVSTFLGRSHQYVVQTDLGDFTINQESAQTLTSGEQVTVHFPKEKLVLVD
- a CDS encoding ABC transporter permease; its protein translation is MMKKNWVLALVTWLVFAFLIGPLVIISITSFEPGSVLKFPPEGFSLNWYENIFKVSMFLETFKISILVSLAGNLMALLIGIPAAYALSRYDFKGKQLLNAIFISPVLIPGIVLGFTFLRYIIVSYGLPVYAGLFIGHTIIMLPFIIRVISSSLSNFDFSIEEAALSLGAGHVETFFKIVLPNIRSGIIAAVLIAFLESFNNVDISVFMTGPGFSTLPIQMLTYVENYFDPTIAAVSVLLMILTAGLMFFIERLMGVAYFTKR
- a CDS encoding ABC transporter permease; the protein is MKKKYIYLLLLPGVLFLTLFMIVPLALTFAGTFSDAGSFSFQGYLNFFQNAYFMEILWTTIRVSLLTTLFCIILGFPAAYYISGLRARTKALMLLLAVFPLLVSPVVRSFSWMIILGRNGLLNQFLLGVGIRSEPLEIMYTPIAVNIGLVHLFLPLMIVTLVGILENVDRNLLEAAESLGASKVTIFRKILLPLCVPGLMIGCTLVFVGSFTAYTTPALLGGNQRVISTFLYQNAVTLNDWHVASIVSVIMIAVTVLFILIINKIALKLNPRG
- a CDS encoding nucleoside hydrolase — its product is MTRNVLIDVDTGVDDALGLLLAIHSDEMNVRAITTVNGNVALETATLNTCKIVEMTGAMHIPVVPGANQPLKRSTHFEHRIHGADGIGGALADMTPTKKPEHAYAPSYMIELAKSSEKPLTFIMTGPLTNLAEALQLCPELPTYVEEVVFMGGVVSDMGNITPVAEYNMFVDPEAAKIVLDAGFKKLTQVGLDVTRKALLTEAHLKQLDGTKYGEYIRQSTSDYMKRYIERNGVKACAMHDPLAVAVAIQPNLVKKKELYVDVETTSRICDGQTVCDFQNRLGQSPNVGVSLEVDADAFLDLFIQTIRIPMEEGTA
- a CDS encoding ABC transporter substrate-binding protein, with translation MKKLLGASTIVALSTIALTACGSSDDSQGSTGSPTKLVVSTWGFSEDFFREEVYAPFEAEHNVEIVLDIGNNAERLNKIRQGTADIDVVYLSDFYAQQAINDDLFETIDRSNIPNLDEIYDIAKAPLGEDYGPAYTIGQFGIAYNSDEVDGDITSWADLWDANLANNLTIPGITTTTGPMFLDAASKVAGEDSFNEDAAFAKLEELTPNIVKEYDKTSDFVNMFSQGEIAAGPFMEMYFNDLKEAIPAAKFVAPSEGGYAVMNTVNIVKDSKNKELAEEFINFQLSHDIQETMAKAKIDSPVNTTVELTDEEAEGITYGQDVIDGLNQLDMAEVNENSAGWIERWNQEIAK